A stretch of Candidatus Rokuibacteriota bacterium DNA encodes these proteins:
- the rnhA gene encoding ribonuclease HI codes for MSPAAAGVTRITLYTDGACLGNPGPGGWGAIIIDGETERELSGAEASSTNQRMELTAVIEGLRALPGRRRVAVYSDSAYVVNCFRDRWWVRWRQNGWRTAQKKPVENRDLWEALLSLAERHDVQWHKVAGHAGDPLNERADRLATAAIERMQTGSR; via the coding sequence CTGAGTCCCGCCGCGGCCGGCGTCACCCGCATCACCCTCTACACCGACGGCGCGTGCCTGGGCAATCCGGGTCCCGGGGGCTGGGGCGCCATCATCATCGACGGTGAGACGGAGCGCGAGCTGTCCGGCGCCGAGGCCTCTTCCACCAACCAGCGCATGGAGCTCACCGCCGTCATCGAGGGGCTCCGCGCGCTCCCGGGCCGCCGCCGCGTGGCCGTCTACAGCGACAGCGCCTACGTCGTCAACTGCTTCCGCGACCGCTGGTGGGTGCGCTGGCGCCAGAACGGCTGGCGGACCGCGCAGAAGAAGCCCGTGGAGAACCGCGACCTCTGGGAGGCGCTCCTGTCGCTGGCCGAGCGGCACGATGTCCAGTGGCACAAGGTCGCGGGCCATGCCGGCGACCCCCTCAACGAGCGCGCGGACCGGCTGGCCACTGCCGCCATCGAGCGCATGCAGACAGGCTCGCGATGA